The genome window AGCTGAGAGAAGCACACCTGCACTTCTTTATTTGTACTCCGCTTCTTTGTTTCACACCGTTGACTTCCACTTCAATAACCTGAGGAAAATACTGAGTGCTCAGTAAAACTACTAGCACATATGCACAACTGCAATAAGAATTTAACTCTGCTCATGTAAATATTTCTAATACCATCATACATTCAACTTCATACACTTGGAAAATGGTAATCAAGATAGCTTGTCATAAGTGAGGGTTTTCAGACCACTGTAGAAGCAGATGTAACAAAGTTATTATGTTACCCAGAGCAGTAGTCATAATTCTAGTAGCATATTCAGTCCCAGATGCATGAATTCGAACAAACTATTAATGCTGATTTCACATGGTGGTTGTTAAGGATCTCACTTATATCGaaaaaattttcaaaaacaaGAAGCAATTATATTGACTATTGAACCTCCAAGAAAATGTTCGCAAGAAACATAACATATTCCATATCTAAATTTTTAACAAGAAATCATAAGTACCTCAGATGGTCCAACTAACCAGTGAAAGAATGGCACTGTCAAGGCAGCATTAAATTCAGCTGCCCATCTTGTAGGAGGAAACAATTTTCTGAACTGCAATCAGTCAAATAAACCAATAAGTACTGTTCACCATTCCAACAGAACCAGTGCTAATTCTCTAGCACACTCTCTCTGAAAATAGTTCATGTATTAAAAGCGAGCTTAGGAGAAAGCAACTATCCATATTTTCTGCTAAAACTACTAGAATAACATTTCCTATCCTAAACTTAATTAGCAATCTATGCAAAGAAGGCGGGGTGCCAGTGGAACAACTAAACTCTAGCCTTTTGTCAATCAAAATCATCTTTGGCACCTGAGCTGGAGCACCAGGGGGCAACATGGATAGGAGAACCTCCCTCACCACCTCCTGCTGCTGTTTTCTGGATCTTCCTATCATCACCCTCTTTGAAACATCCACAAATCTTTCGTAGTCCATATCCCAGAGAGCATTTTTTTTCTTCGACACTTCACTGGTGGCGAACTTCTCCATCTTCCGAGCAAAGAGAGACATGAATAATTTCTCAAAGAGCCCATCTTTATACTGTGTCTTCTGTCCCATTGGTGCCGGAACACCTGCTGGCTCGGCTATCCCTGCACAACGAATAGAATAACTGCGTCCGCCACGCCATTTTGTGACAGGAAGCTTGGCAGTGGGCATACACAACAGTTCCATAGCCTATTATCTTGTGAGACTCTCTGTGAGTATGCACCTAGGTGGATCCTTGCAAATCTGATGCAGATGAGTACAGAGGCTCAACTGCAAGTGTTTCTCCAGATGTTCCATGAAACAAAAAAGCCATGAGGTACAGATTTGTGAAGGAATTTCCACCATAGAAAAGTAGGATGAGTTTGGGACATGGACCAAAGTCTAGCTGCTACGATGTGAGATTACTGCCGGTATTTGATGTGAGGCCAGGGAAGGGACAACATGGGCATGTTCCTAACCAATCACTTATGGAATATCCCGGATAGGGAGAGCTATTGCAGCCACAAAGTGAAAATGGTCAGGACTTAATTGGCATGACACACAGTAACAAGCAACAATTATGAAACATTAGAAAGGGGATTGCAAGATTGTATGTCACCTCTGCAGAGAAACTTGTAAATTGTTTATTTCTGTATCATGTTCAGCCTATCTTAGACATTGGGTTTCCAAAGGATTCAAGCCAGATGACACTGAGATTGCTGTTCACAGGATTCAAGTCAGCCTAATTCGATTGCAAATGGtaaagagaaaataataatataatgaaattaaCATTCACCATAAACCTACTCAGGTAGCATTTAAGATTGAAATTAGTGGGAAGATCTTCCTCCCAATCCGTTCAAACCATTCTTGCATCTATTTTAGCATATGAGACTGAATAAAACGTAGAAGATTTGTTTCCACTTTGCAAACTTGAAGTAATGGAAATGTAAACATCCAAACCGCATAAGAGGAAGAGAAAGCGATACACAGCACGGCTTAGTGGTACTGCGATCGCAGCTCTTGGACTCGCCTCTCCAACTCATCGATTCGTTGGCCCCAGTCGCTCCTAATCTCTACCGGCCGGACTTGTTGGCCGTGGTCGAAGCCGAAGGCTTCTCCTCCGCCGTCGGTCGCCGCcctcttcctccttttcttcttATCACCCAGCTTCCGCGCCTCTCTCTTCGCGACGGCTTTTTGGAGCGCCTGCAGCACGTCCGACCCCCTCAGCGCCCCGGTAGCCCCACCGTAGGTTCCCTCGTCCGCGATGTTCGGAGCGGGAGGAGGATCTCGGTCCTCTGGAACGTGGCCCGATCGAAGAGCGGCGAGCCTCGCCGAGGCAGCAGCCGCCTCCGATGCCCCTACGCCGACCTGCGACCTGACGGCGCGCCGCTCGGGGAGCTTGGCAGCGAAGGCGAGAACGGCGTCGCGGGGACGGCGGTAGtgagggagggagagagggaaGGATCGCGTGGGGGCTGTGGTGACGAGCATCGATGCGGATGCAAAGATCAGATTACGGCGCAGTCGAGGCGGCAACAAAGCCCAATTGGTTTTGAGACAAGTGATTTGAGGAAGGCAAGGCCATGGGCTCCACCCGTCACATCATGGCCCACCAATCCAACCCACAGGAAACCATCACCACCGATCAGCCATCTAAGGATGATATCATCGTCTTCCACGATAATATATCAAATTCTTCAAGACAGTAGTACCTCTCATTCATACAACCGAAACAAGTATAGCTACAGAGTTTAGCATCAACTCAACTTGCCATAACATTGCAGCATGATTAACCATACAAGACGAAACGAAGATTGCATTACAAGAGGGTGAAGTTGACACACCATCATCAACTCTGTCGACTAAGCGGCGACCCAAACTATGAACAAAGGTAACAGCAACCGAGCCCTATCAACTATCTATCTACAGGATCATCAAGCCGTGGTCTTCCTCGCTTTCTTGGAAGCCGGGGATCTGATGGACTTGGGCTGCTTCGGTTTCGGAGCAGCGGCCATCTTCGCCTTCTTGACCCCGGTTCTCTTCCCCTTGGAAGAAGGTTTCGTGGCTTTATTTGTAGCATCAGCAGAAGCCCTTGTCCTCCTTGCAGCTTCGTTCGGCTTCTTCGTCTCCTTCACAGGCTTCCTCTCGTCcttcttctgtttcttcttctcATCCTTCTTTCCGACTTCCGCTAGCTTGAAGGAAGCCTTCACCTTTACAAGCTTCCCCTTTGCTGTAAAATTCCTTAATTGGACGGCCAAGACCTTCTTGTAGTTCGGCGTCAGCACTCCCTTGTGCTTCTCCTCCATGAATTTGGCAATAGCGTAAGCACTCGATCCAGTCTTCTCGTTCAGCGCTAATATGGCCTCCTTGATCATCTAATTACCAGCAGAATATAATCAGAATCTAATTTCGTACACAGGAAACGCTAAATAGATTAAAGGCAGAAAAGTGAGGGTTTTAACCTCGAAATAAGGCGGGTGAGACGGTGTGGAAGGCTTTGAACCCTTAGGCTTCTTCTCCTTGGGGGCTTTCGGGGCCCTCACCTTCTTCTCCTTTCCTGTCTTCTCCTCGACGGGCTTGGAGTCGACGGGGGCCTCCGCCACCGGCTCCTCCTCGACGGCGGGGGCTGCTGCTGCAGCTACGACGACCTCAGCTCCTTCCTCAGCGGACATGGCTACCGACGCTTACGCCGCACCACCTTTCACACACCTGGGTTCTAATCTAATCCGGCGAAGAGTGAGGGGGTTCGGAAGTGGCATCTTATAGTCGGGCAAAAGGGCAGGGGAGGAGGCGATCGAAGGCTGCAATTGGTGCAGAGAGGACGCACACGGATCGGTTCCTTTTCTCCTGCATCCCAACCGTCCAGGTATCCTTTGAGAGCGATCGGGATAGCATTCGCTGTGAGTTTCCAGAACGAGCGATTTGTTTCTTTGGGCGGTGTGTATCTTTGGTCATTTCCTGTCTCACATTGGAAGACTgacctttttttatatatatttttaacaatATATTTGGTAatctttaaataatatatttggtaatttttatgatcacaaaGATTATGTATGATTGATTATACATGCATCATTGCTCATTATTTCTTTTAACAACGTCCTTATCTTAATTTATATTCTTCAAAAAATAcatttaaatatttgttttaaaaaaatatcttgaattcatcataaaaaaaatttaagacaaTTATGGTTAGAATCATATTCcaataaattttgaaatatttGTTAATAAATATcctaaaattatctaaaaaaacattactaatttaaaaataaattcagtataatttaatttaattttaaatataatttaatgTAAGTTTGAGTGTAACTGAGTCCCCttcaactaaacaaactcaaactTTCACAAAATTACATAGTCATAATtataaaatgattaatattaacttttatatttttaagattttatgatatttaattaTGGAAGTAGAAAATATTTTGGAtagattttatgatttaattcaaTTCTGAGTGTAAATGTGGCAACTTCAACCAAACTAACTTAAACTTTCACTTATCTGTCTTGCTATGTTTATAAAatgattaataatatatattttttatttttaaaataattttataatatttaattattaaaatataaaaattgaatATATTTTGTTATCATGTGTAACTTATTCTAACTAAGTCAAATTTgactaaataaaataaaataattataaaatcactaaatcaatttaattttttttaaattaaattttatatttatattcatgaaataaaaatgatatcaTTCGACAAAAAAGTTAATAATGAGTAATTTATCAAATAATCTTAAATCTTGATAGATTACTGGTGCGCCGTGCCAAAGACCAGCCTATAGATTCGAAATGGGCTACAAGATTAGGCCCTTAGGCCCGTGAACACCTTCTACATCGTTAAATATGAAACGACCGCTCATGTTGTGTACATGCGAAATGGTGTTTGTGCGCTATATAATCGCGAAGGCCATCGTTGACGGCCAGAAGCGCTCGCTGGTATCGCTCGGTAGTCGACTTAGACATGCCTGACCAAGTCTTGAATGGGCCGGAATGTCTCGACGGAGCGGCGGTATCTCATCTCCACCACGTCATGGCTGGTCCGTCTCGCGCGATCCGGGCGGATCTCGGCCGCTCGCAAGCTGTTCGACGATATGCTCGAGAGGGACACGGTCGCGTGGAACGCGATGCTCACCGCCTACTTCCACTCGAGCCGCCCCCTTCAGACGCTTACCCTCTTCTCCCACATGCGATCCTGTGGTCCGCCACCCGACCCCTTCTCCTTCACCGCGgtcgtcgccgccgctgccgAGCTCCGCGATCTTCGCTGCGGCAGGAAGCTCCATGCCCTCCTGTTCCGCGTCGGCCTTCTCTCCTCCCTGCCCGTCTCCAATTCACTCATCGACATGTACGGCAAGTGCTCGCGCCCGGCGGACGCTGCGCGGGTCTTCGAGGGAATGGAGGAGCGGAACGAGGTCTCCTGGTGCTCGTTCCTTCACGCCTACGTCAACTCCGGGCAAGGAAAAGATGCGCACGAGTTGTTCGTCGCCATGCCGCTTAAGACGACCGTCGCGTGGAATGTGCTGATGGTGAGATATGCTCAGCTGCGCGAAAGCGAGTCGTGTCTCCAGCTCTTTAGGGAGATGCAGATGCGTGGATCCGAGGGCGACGCGACGACATTCGCGAGCCTCATCAACGCATGCTCTGAGATGGCGAGTCCGCGGTTTGGCTGTATGGTTCATGCTGTCACAGTCCGACGAGGATGGAACGATGCGACCGAAGTCAATAATTCGATGCTGAGCTTGTATGCAAATTTCGGCTTTCACGAGGATGCATTGAAGATCTTCGAATGCATGGTTTCTCCAACTGTGATCTCGTGGAATGCAATGATCGACGCTAGCATCAAGATTGGCGACGTGCAAGGGGCTCTTTCGTTGTTCCGAAGGGCACCCGAGACCAACATTGTCTCGTGGACGACAATGATCGCAGGGTTCGCGAGGAGGGGATACGGTGAGGAGGCTCTTGCCTTCTTCGTGGACATGGCGAGGAACTCACTTGGGCCCGACGATTTCACTTACGGAGCTGCGCTGCACGCTTGTGCTGTCATGGCAGTTCTGGGGAATGGAAGGATGGTCCATTGCTGTGCTATCCGAAGCGGCTTTGATGAGTACCTTTATGTGGCCAATGGCCTGGTGAACATGTACGCCAAATGCGGCGACATCGATAGCTCGAGCAAAGTGTTCGACGGCATCCGCGAGAAGGATTTGGTATCCTGGAACGCTATGTTGTTGGGTTATGCATTGCATGGGTGGCCTTCGGGGGCTTTCCAAGTGTTCGACAAAATGTCGGCACATTATGTTAGACCTGACAAGGTTACCTTCATGGGTTTGCTGATGGCATGCAGCCACTCGGGCCTCGTCGAGCAGGGAAGAGCCGTCTTCGAGATGATGGAGTCGGTCCACGGACTGCGACCAGATGCAGAACACGTGACCTGCGTCGTCGACATGGTCGGGAGAGCTGGATGGCTGAAAGAGGCTACTGCGCTGCTCGAGAGCTGCTCGAAGGCTGTTGACGTCGGGATCGCGAGCTCATCCGAGGCTCTACTTAGTGCATGCGCAACTAGAGGAGATGTTAGCGTCGGGAGGAATGTGGGGAAGGATTTGATCGATCTAGCGCCTCAGAAGGAGGCAGGCTACGTGATGCTGTCCAACTTGTACTGTGTCGATGGGCAATGGAAAGAAGCAGAGAAGGTGAGGCGGGCTATGATCGAGCGAGGGGTGAAGAAGTCTCCTGGTTGTAGCTGGATTCAAACGAGGGACATGCTTGCGGTGTTTGTGTCAGGGAGCCAATCTCCCGATGGACTGGCAGATGTGCGTGACACGTTAGAGTTGTTAGGCGCCGAAATGAGAAATCCTACTACCGTTTGGTCGAGCGGTGAATTGTGATGTAACATTACGAATTAAAAGCCGGAGAGATTGTGATGCATGGATTCGATCAGTCCTTTTCTATAATATCAACGCATATGGGTAGGAAATTCCCGTAGGCGTTTCTTTTGGCTATTTTATGAGATTCTCCCGGATGGCTTGCACGATACCTGATTTCCATGTGTGTGCAGCA of Musa acuminata AAA Group cultivar baxijiao chromosome BXJ2-3, Cavendish_Baxijiao_AAA, whole genome shotgun sequence contains these proteins:
- the LOC103977975 gene encoding beta-carotene isomerase D27, chloroplastic — its product is MELLCMPTAKLPVTKWRGGRSYSIRCAGIAEPAGVPAPMGQKTQYKDGLFEKLFMSLFARKMEKFATSEVSKKKNALWDMDYERFVDVSKRVMIGRSRKQQQEVVREVLLSMLPPGAPAQFRKLFPPTRWAAEFNAALTVPFFHWLVGPSEVIEVEVNGVKQRSGVQIKKCRYLENSGCVGMCVNMCKLPTQDFFTNEFGLPLTMNPNFEDMSCEMVYGQVPPLFEEDAVSKQPCYADMCSVANTNSPVCPKLQ
- the LOC103977976 gene encoding uncharacterized protein LOC103977976, which codes for MLVTTAPTRSFPLSLPHYRRPRDAVLAFAAKLPERRAVRSQVGVGASEAAAASARLAALRSGHVPEDRDPPPAPNIADEGTYGGATGALRGSDVLQALQKAVAKREARKLGDKKKRRKRAATDGGGEAFGFDHGQQVRPVEIRSDWGQRIDELERRVQELRSQYH
- the LOC135607298 gene encoding histone H1-like, producing MSAEEGAEVVVAAAAAPAVEEEPVAEAPVDSKPVEEKTGKEKKVRAPKAPKEKKPKGSKPSTPSHPPYFEMIKEAILALNEKTGSSAYAIAKFMEEKHKGVLTPNYKKVLAVQLRNFTAKGKLVKVKASFKLAEVGKKDEKKKQKKDERKPVKETKKPNEAARRTRASADATNKATKPSSKGKRTGVKKAKMAAAPKPKQPKSIRSPASKKARKTTA
- the LOC135607296 gene encoding pentatricopeptide repeat-containing protein At2g36980, mitochondrial-like gives rise to the protein MGRNVSTERRYLISTTSWLVRLARSGRISAARKLFDDMLERDTVAWNAMLTAYFHSSRPLQTLTLFSHMRSCGPPPDPFSFTAVVAAAAELRDLRCGRKLHALLFRVGLLSSLPVSNSLIDMYGKCSRPADAARVFEGMEERNEVSWCSFLHAYVNSGQGKDAHELFVAMPLKTTVAWNVLMVRYAQLRESESCLQLFREMQMRGSEGDATTFASLINACSEMASPRFGCMVHAVTVRRGWNDATEVNNSMLSLYANFGFHEDALKIFECMVSPTVISWNAMIDASIKIGDVQGALSLFRRAPETNIVSWTTMIAGFARRGYGEEALAFFVDMARNSLGPDDFTYGAALHACAVMAVLGNGRMVHCCAIRSGFDEYLYVANGLVNMYAKCGDIDSSSKVFDGIREKDLVSWNAMLLGYALHGWPSGAFQVFDKMSAHYVRPDKVTFMGLLMACSHSGLVEQGRAVFEMMESVHGLRPDAEHVTCVVDMVGRAGWLKEATALLESCSKAVDVGIASSSEALLSACATRGDVSVGRNVGKDLIDLAPQKEAGYVMLSNLYCVDGQWKEAEKVRRAMIERGVKKSPGCSWIQTRDMLAVFVSGSQSPDGLADVRDTLELLGAEMRNPTTVWSSGEL